A part of Acropora palmata chromosome 8, jaAcrPala1.3, whole genome shotgun sequence genomic DNA contains:
- the LOC141889858 gene encoding uncharacterized protein LOC141889858 yields MAASDRWSSFSLNSSWYREKRRDEWSPKSQESDRGPFVDSDEEKNPSEGIAVKDSIPERHVERESFAPLVSWYENSSFSRNSPSSSLDYLSEKSKVVKEESTIMQEHVAKSSNSLVVGKRPRAQGLKDIDLSRNLAAKHIREAREANKSPKKNKVAIPLLRHLSCPTFSHTNESSVILSDRRNTTGKTGVTRNLSFEATSSSSSQSFRSLIPYNNKIVRLFSCSDEQLRNSKLCTSEKLKNCDLLPNESSGGRRNADSSSRIIEAIDLTSCEETPDDKQEDLRNPPQSQLSGASLQGSHRLPSIEQSTMRRRVSKLTFSDDEDCDSEEQYKDRESVNSKQTAKADKGVSPRKNGKFLLKMGCIFTLGTILMCLYLHVNPHGFCLDSEFVKNISGIGDALMEKLYGQHIAQKIITVALQNHFNKNNARKPLVLSFHGWTGTGKNYVSSIISEHIFKHKMHSSFLHKFIVPLHFPHKSEVNTYNERIKQWIRGNISHCRKGGLFIFDEMDKIHLGMMGTIKDAILDFRGKSPSAGYQNMVFIFLSNSGGQAINEHVLRHVFDGKLRESLTSSELENLFYKMTKDTPDMWFADLVKEDVIDHIVPFLPLERMHIKQCIRKDLRNKGFNFKETIVTDVADQMEYFPPGHEFFSVSGCKKVSSRVDVTIG; encoded by the coding sequence ATGGCGGCAAGTGATAGATGGAGCTCGTTCTCTCTAAATTCTTCGTGGTATCGAGAAAAACGGCGAGACGAATGGAGTCCAAAAAGCCAAGAGAGTGATCGTGGGCCCTTCGTCGATTCtgatgaggaaaaaaatcctTCAGAAGGGATCGCCGTCAAAGATTCAATTCCAGAACGTCACGTTGAGCGCGAGTCTTTCGCTCCTCTAGTTTCTTGGTACGAAAATTCTTCCTTTTCGAGGAATTCACCTTCATCAAGCTTGGATTATCTTTCTGAGAAAAGTAAGGTCGTTAAAGAAGAAAGTACGATCATGCAAGAGCACGTTGCAAAGTCATCGAACTCACTTGTGGTAGGCAAACGCCCGCGTGCACAAGGTTTAAAGGATATCGACTTGAGCAGGAACCTCGCCGCTAAGCATATTCGAGAGGCCAGAGAAGCAAATAAAAGCCCGAAGAAAAACAAGGTGGCCATCCCTTTATTGAGACATTTGTCCTGTCCGACTTTCAGTCACACCAATGAAAGCTCTGTGATACTGTCTGATAGACGTAACACCACTGGTAAAACTGGTGTAACACGTAATTTGAGCTTTGAAGCTACGTCATCATCGTCTTCACAATCATTTAGATCGTTGATAccatacaacaacaaaattgtgAGACTTTTTAGCTGTTCGGATGAACAACTTCGTAACAGTAAGCTCTGCACGTCTGAAAAACTCAAGAATTGTGATTTGTTGCCAAATGAATCTTCCGGTGGCAGAAGGAATGCTGACTCTTCATCAAGAATTATTGAGGCTATCGATTTGACTTCATGTGAAGAAACACCTGATGACAAGCAAGAAGACCTGCGCAACCCACCACAATCCCAATTAAGTGGTGCAAGCCTTCAGGGTAGCCACAGACTTCCAAGCATTGAACAATCAACCATGAGGAGAAGGGTCTCAAAGCTCACTTTCAGTGATGATGAAGACTGCGACTCAGAAGAGCAATACAAAGACAGAGAAAGCGTGAACTCAAAACAAACTGCCAAGGCTGATAAAGGAGTTTCACccagaaaaaatggaaagtttCTCTTGAAAATGGGCTGTATTTTCACACTTGGCACAATTTTGATGTGTTTGTACTTGCATGTTAACCCTCATGGGTTTTGTCTGGATAGTGAATTTGTCAAGAATATTTCAGGAATTGGTGATGCACTGATGGAAAAGTTGTATGGTCAGCACATTGCACAGAAAATCATCACTGTGGCATTGCAAAATCACTTCAATAAGAACAATGCTCGCAAACCGCTTGTCTTGTCTTTTCATGGCTGGACAGGAACAGGGAAGAATTATGTCAGCAGCATTATCTCAGAGCATATCTTCAAGCACAAGATGCACAGTTCTTTTCTTCACAAGTTTATTGTACCTCTCCATTTTCCACACAAATCTGAAGTCAACACCTACAATGAACGCATAAAGCAATGGATCAGAGGAAATATATCACACTGCAGAAAAGGAGGACTGTTCATTTTTGATGAAATGGATAAAATTCACCTTGGAATGATGGGAACCATCAAAGatgccatcttggattttcgTGGCAAGAGCCCATCAGCTGGTTATCAAAACATGgtgtttatttttctgtcaAACTCTGGAGGCCAGGCAATAAATGAACATGTCTTGAGGCATGTCTTTGACGGCAAATTGCGAGAAAGTTTGACATCAAGTGAACTGGAAAATCTCTTCtataaaatgacaaaagaTACACCTGATATGTGGTTTGCAGATCTTGTGAAGGAAGATGTCATTGATCACATAGTTCCATTTCTACCTTTGGAGAGGATGCACATCAAGCAGTGTATCCGAAAGGATCTCAGaaacaaaggtttcaatttcaAAGAGACAATAGTGACAGATGTAGCAGATCAGATGGAGTATTTTCCACCTGGCCATGAGTTTTTTTCAGTCTCTGGTTGTAAGAAAGTTTCATCCAGAGTAGATGTTACTATAGGATGA
- the LOC141889859 gene encoding haloacid dehalogenase-like hydrolase domain-containing protein 3 — protein sequence MLRLITFDACNTLFHVRGSPGEIYSDIAERFDVKVSPKALNDSFKHAFGEFYKKTPNFGAKTNKTAERWWTGVVKQTFKSAGFHEERTLERISSALYKEFSTVSCWQIYPETFEVLKDLRKKGDHLAVISNFDERLHTILEGLCLKNYFDFIACSFDVGMSKPSPGIFQLVLSNFGVKPDDTLHIGDNVELDYKPAIQLGMRSLIVDRFSNNYSASIVNPEHVIKDLKPLLCFNKI from the coding sequence ATGCTACGACTAATCACATTTGATGCTTGCAACACACTTTTCCATGTTCGGGGCTCCCCTGGAGAAATTTATAGCGATATTGCAGAACGCTTTGATGTCAAAGTGTCGCCCAAAGCCTTAAACGACTCTTTTAAACACGCTTTTGGTGAGTTTTACAAGAAGACGCCAAACTTTGGCGCAAAAACTAACAAAACAGCTGAAAGATGGTGGACTGGAGTGGTGAAGCAGACCTTTAAATCTGCTGGATTCCACGAAGAAAGAACTCTAGAGCGGATTTCGTCGGCGTTGTACAaggaattctcgacagtttcGTGTTGGCAGATCTATCCTGAAACCTTTGAAGTGTTAAAGGATTTAAGGAAAAAAGGCGACCATTTAGCTGTGATTTCTAATTTTGACGAGCGGCTTCATACCATTCTGGAGGGTTTATgcttaaaaaattattttgatttcattGCTTGTTCATTTGATGTTGGAATGTCCAAGCCTTCACCGGGAATATTTCAATTAGTGCTGTCGAACTTTGGTGTAAAACCCGATGACACTCTTCATATAGGTGACAATGTCGAATTGGATTACAAGCCAGCTATTCAGCTCGGAATGAGGTCATTAATTGTGGACAGATTTTCCAACAACTATAGTGCATCCATTGTCAATCCAGAACATGTTATTAAGGACCTTAAACCATTGTTATGCTTTAATAAAATATGA